A genomic segment from Vicia villosa cultivar HV-30 ecotype Madison, WI unplaced genomic scaffold, Vvil1.0 ctg.001810F_1_1, whole genome shotgun sequence encodes:
- the LOC131636698 gene encoding uncharacterized protein LOC131636698 yields MRKKSIPYCSFQYPSWCRDDKHTQPLRGNQCDSDNSEKEKHACHVCSKGFPSKKALNGHMRMHKKGNKAIPPPPISSPQNIDLSQYLPPRSHNCSKRNSDINTIDNDYGDRKRMKLHGNMVNEKVKEQASTPITDHVSGIDERVKMKVEDTGVEIQDC; encoded by the coding sequence ATGAGAAAGAAAAGTATTCCATATTGTTCTTTTCAATATCCATCTTGGTGTCGTGATGATAAACACACACAACCTTTAAGAGGGAATCAATGTGACAGTGACAATTCTGAGAAAGAGAAACATGCATGTCATGTTTGCAGTAAGGGTTTTCCATCCAAAAAGGCTTTGAATGGACACATGAGAATGCACAAAAAGGGTAACAAGGCTATTCCTCCGCCACCAATTTCATCTCCTCAGAATATTGACTTATCACAATATTTGCCACCAAGATCGCATAACTGCAGCAAGAGGAATAGTGATATCAATACTATTGATAACGATTATGGTGACAGGAAAAGGATGAAGCTTCACGGAAATATGGTTAACGAGAAGGTCAAGGAACAAGCTTCGACGCCAATTACTGATCATGTTAGCGGCATTGATGAAAGAGTGAAGATGAAAGTGGAGGATACTGGTGTTGAGATTCAAGATTGTTAA